A window from Sebastes fasciatus isolate fSebFas1 chromosome 22, fSebFas1.pri, whole genome shotgun sequence encodes these proteins:
- the LOC141760252 gene encoding uncharacterized protein LOC141760252 produces MSSVESLREFVNERLTAAAEEIFRVLEKTIVEQEEEIDRQRRLLDIVLKPEIKLHRRELPQQHVCKEEEVPIDQQLCIQERNSSLDQEDPDPPQIKDEQEELCTSQEGEQLVLKQETDSFMLTPTHEEADNSEVQTLYLNAAEKESVVNMPVITSVVSVPNSDHQLFSHISREAESQDQRGGEHGDSGSTRDAEPKSQKKHRKSRSHSNNVNNSNLLEIHRTTNTGKQSFKCDTCGKEFKFKLKLQRHMRTHTGEKPFVCKTCGKRFSHKTSLKIHIRTHTGEKPFTCKTCGKGFIQTSQLTVHMRTHTGEKPYSCKTCEKKFSRSSALKSHIRTHIGEKPYSCKTCGKAFIQSFELTVHMRVHTGEKPYSCETCGKTFSQTSSLKSHIRTHIGEKPYSCKTCGKDFGRNNSLLVHMRMHTGERPFTCKTCGKDFRLNGELTVHMRTHTGEKPYFCKTCEKTFTQASSLKSHMRTHTGEKPYICKTCGKAFRLNDQLTVHMRTHTGEEPFTCKTCGKHFAFNSNLLVHMKSHTGEKPYSCETCGKKFCLPQSLKTHIRTHTGEKPYICKTCGKAFRLSVQLTVHMRTHTGETPFSCKTCGKDFRLNGELTVHMRTHTGEKPYSCKTCGKDFSQASSLTVHMRTHTGEKPFICKTCGKDFGHNSSLMVHMRRIHTGEKP; encoded by the exons ATGTCTTCAGTTGAGTCTTTGAGAGAGTTTGTTAACGagcgactaactgctgctgctgaagaaatattcagagttttagagaaaactatcgtcgagcaggaggaagagatcgATCGTCAGCGCAGACTGTTGGATATCGTGTTGAAACCCGAGAtcaagttacacaggagag agctcccacagcaacatgtctgtaaggaggaggaggttcccattgaccagcagctctgtattcaggagaggaactccagtctggaccaagaggacccagatcctccacagattaaagatgaacaggaggaactctgcaccagtcaggagggagagcagcttgtactgaagcaggagactgattcctttatgttgactcctaCTCATGAGGAAGCTGACAACAGTGAAGTTCAGACTCTTTACTTGaatgctgcagagaaagagTCTGTTGTCAACATGCCAGTTATAACCTCTGTGGTATCGGTACCAAACAGTGACCACCAGCTCTTCTCTCACATCTCTCGTGAAGCTGAGAGCCAAGATCAGAGAGGAGGCGAGCAtggagactcaggatcaactagagatgcagagccgaaatcacagaaaaaacatcgcaaaagcagaagtcacaGTAACAATGTAAACAACTCTAACTTGTTAGAGATTCACCGTACCACtaacacaggtaaacagtctttcaaatgtgacacatgtgggaaagaatttaagtttaagttaaaattgcagagacacatgagaacccacacaggtgagaagccgttcgtttgcaaaacatgtgggaaaagattcagtCACAAAACATCATTGAAGATTCATattagaacccacacaggtgagaagccgtttacttgtaaaacatgtggaaaaggtttcatacaaactagtcaattgacagtccacatgagaacccatacaggtgagaagccgtattcttgcaaaacatgtgagaaaAAATTCAGTCGGTCATCAGCATTGAAGAGTCATATAAGAACCCACAttggtgagaagccatattcttgcaaaacatgtgggaaagcttTCATACAAAGTTTtgaattgacagtccacatgagagtccatacaggcgagaagccatattcttgcgaAACATGTGGGAAAACATTCAGTCAGACTTCATCATTGAAGAGTCATATAAGAACCCACAttggtgagaagccatattcttgcaaaacatgtggaaaagatttcgGACGTAACAATAGCTtgttggtccacatgagaatgCACACAGGTGAGaggccgtttacttgtaaaacatgtgggaaagatttcagacTTAATGGTGAATTGACAGTTcacatgagaactcacacaggtgagaagccgtatttttgcaaaacatgtgagaaaACATTCACTCAGGCATCATCATTGAAGAGTCatatgagaacccacacaggtgagaagccgtacatttgcaaaacatgtggaaaagctttcagactgaatgatcaattgacagtccacatgagaacccacacaggtgaggagccgtttacttgtaaaacatgtggaaaacatTTCGCATTTAATAGTAACTTGTTGGTCCACATGAAatcccacacaggtgagaaaccaTATTCTTGCgaaacatgtggaaaaaaattctGTCTGCCACAATCATTGAAGACTCACataagaacccacacaggtgagaagccgtacatttgcaaaacatgtggaaaagcttTCAGACTGAGTGttcaattgacagtccacatgagaacccacacaggtgagacgccgttttcttgtaaaacatgtgggaaagattttaGACTTAATGGtgaattgacagtccacatgagaacccatacaggcgagaagccatattcttgcaaaacatgtgggaaagatttcagtcaggcatcatcattgacagtccacatgagaacccacacaggtgagaagccgtttatttgcaaaacatgtgggaaagatttcggacataatagtagcttgatggtccacatgagaagaatccacactggtgagaagccgtaa
- the LOC141761301 gene encoding uncharacterized protein LOC141761301, whose translation MSCMLLVQSAEDDVVVVVREEEIDRQRRLLDIVLKPEIKLHRRELPQQHVCKEEEVPVDQQLCIQERNSSLDQEDPDPPQIKDEQEELCTSQEGEQLVLKQETDSFMLTPTHEEADNSEVQTLYLNAAEKESVVNMPVITSVVSVPNSDHQLFSHISREAESQDQRGGEHGDSGSTRDAEPKSQKKHRKSRSHSNNVKNSNLLEIHRTTNTGKQSFSCDTCGKTFTCMSSLKIHIRTHTGEKPYSCKTCGKAFRLNGQLAVHMRTHTGEKPFICKTCGKRFGHVTSLKTHMGTHTGEKPFTCKTCGKDFIRNRELTVHMRVHTGEKPYSCKTCGTKFSQASSLRSHIRTHTGEKPYSCKTCGKDFVSNSNFLVHMRIHTGEKPFTCKTCGKGFVCNGNLMVHIRRIHTGEKP comes from the exons ATGAGCTGCATGCTGCTTGTTCAGTCAGCTGAAGACGATGTTGTAGTCGTAGTGCGG gaggaagagatcgATCGTCAGCGCAGACTGTTGGATATCGTGTTGAAACCCGAGAtcaagttacacaggagag agctcccacagcaacatgtctgtaaggaggaggaggttcccgttgaccagcagctctgtattcaggagaggaactccagtctggaccaagaggacccagatcctccacagattaaagatgaacaggaggaactctgcaccagtcaggagggagagcagcttgtactgaagcaggagactgattcctttatgttgactcctaCTCATGAGGAAGCTGACAACAGTGAAGTTCAGACTCTTTACTTGaatgctgcagagaaagagTCTGTTGTCAACATGCCAGTTATAACCTCTGTGGTATCGGTACCAAACAGTGACCACCAGCTCTTCTCTCACATCTCTCGTGAAGCTGAGAGCCAAGATCAGAGAGGAGGCGAGCAtggagactcaggatcaactagagatgcagagccgaaatcacagaaaaaacatcgcaaaagcagaagtcacaGTAACAATGTAAAGAACTCTAACTTGTTAGAGATTCACCGTACCACtaacacaggtaaacagtcttTCAGCTGTGACACATGTGGGAAAACATTCACTTGCATGTCATCATTGAAGATTCATATAAGaacccacactggtgagaagccatattcttgtaaaacatgtgggaaagcttTCAGACTGAATGGTCAATTGGCAGTCCATATGAGAACccatacaggtgagaagccgttcatttgcaaaacatgtgggaaaagattcgGTCACGTAACATCATTGAAGACTCATAtgggaacccacacaggtgagaaaccgtttacttgtaaaacatgtgggaaagatttcatcCGTAATAGagaattgacagtccacatgagagtccatacaggcgagaagccgtattcttgcaaaacatgtggtaCGAAATTCAGTCAGGCTTCATCATTGAGGAGTCATATAAGaacccacactggtgagaagccatattcttgcaaaacatgtggaaaagattttgTTAGTAACAGTAACTtcttggtccacatgagaatccacacaggtgagaagccgtttacttgtaaaacatgtgggaaaggtTTTGTATGTAATGGTAACTTGATGGTCCACATTAGAAgaatccacactggtgagaagccgtaa
- the LOC141761303 gene encoding uncharacterized protein LOC141761303, whose product MLTPTHEEADHSEDQTLYLNAAEKQPVVNMPVITSVVSVANSDHQLFSHISHEAVSQDQRGGEHGDSGSTRDAELKSQKRHRKSRSHSNNVKNSNLLEIHRTTNTGKQSFSCDTCGKTFTCMSSLKIHIRTHTGEKLFTCKTCGKGFIQTSQLTVHMRTHTGEKPYSCKTCGKRFSQASTLKIHMRTHTGEKPFTCKTCGKDFRHNSNLMVHMRRIHTGEKPFTCKTCGKGFIQTSQLTVHMRTHTGEKPFTCKTCGKDFRHNSNLMVHMRRIHTGEKPFTCKTCGKGFIQTSQLTVHMRTHTGEKPFTCKTCGKDFRHNSSLMVHMRRIHTGEKPFTCKTCGKGFIQTSQLTVHMRTHTGEKPFTCKTCGKDFRHNSSLMVHMRRIHTGEKP is encoded by the exons atgttgactcctactcatgaggaagctgaccacagtgaagatcagactctttacttgaatgctgcagagaaacagCCTGTTGTCAACATGCCAGTTATAACTTCTGTGGTATCGGTAGCAAACAGTGATCACCAGCTCTTCTCTCACATCTCTCATGAAGCTGTGAGCCAAGATCAGAGAGGAGGCGAGCAtggagactcaggatcaactagaGATGCAGAGCTGAAGTCACAGAAAAGACATCgcaaaagcagaagtcacaGTAACAATGTAAAGAACTCTAACTTGTTAGAGATTCACCGTACCACtaacacaggtaaacagtcttTCAGCTGTGACACATGTGGGAAAACATTCACTTGCATGTCATCATTGAAGATTCATATAAGaacccacactg gtgagaagctgtttacttgtaaaacatgtggaaaaggtttcatacaaactagtcaattgacagtccacatgagaacccacacaggtgagaagccatattcttgtaaaacatgtgggaaaagattcagtCAGGCATCAACATTGAAGA tccacatgagaacccacacaggtgagaagccgtttacttgcaaaacatgtggaaaagatttcagACATAATAGTaacttgatggtccacatgagaagaatccacactggtgagaagccgtttacttgtaaaacatgtggaaaaggtttcatacaaactagtcaattgacagtccacatgagaacccacacaggtgagaagccgtttacttgcaaaacatgtggaaaagatttcagACATAATAGTaacttgatggtccacatgagaagaatccacactggtgaaaagccgtttacttgtaaaacatgtggaaaaggtttcatacaaactagtcaattgacagtccacatgagaacccacacaggtgagaagccgtttacttgcaaaacatgtggaaaagatttcagacataatagtagcttgatggtccacatgagaagaatccacactggtgagaagccgtttacttgtaaaacatgtggaaaaggtttcatacaaactagtcaattgacagtccacatgagaacccacacaggtgagaagccgtttacttgcaaaacatgtggaaaagatttcagacataatagtagcttgatggtccacatgagaagaatccacactggtgagaagccgtaa